The DNA window GATGTATTTCATCAGAAAACGTCGAAATATCGGCCACAGCAGTGCATTTGCAATAACGACTGCAATAACAATAATCAGTGCATTGTATGCAGGGCCGATATTGAAATCTGTACTGATGTAGTCCACTGCAAAAACGGCGATTATGTTCGCTAGGATAAGCAGAATTGATGTAATCACTGTCTTGAGTGAGGAGATAATCTGATTTTTCAAAGTCATTCTATCGTGATTTTCTGTCGTTTTTTACTTTTCAGGGTAATGATTGTGATTTCAGGTTTGCAGTTGATTCTGATTCTGAATGAATTGGTTCCAAGTCCTTTGCTTGTATACTGAATCATGTCATTGACTCTATAAAGTCCAACAGGATATCTTGTTGAGTTCGGACCTCTGAAAGGGGTGGTTTCAAATTTTGGTATGATGAACTGTCCCCCATGTGAATGTCCTGAAATCTGCAGGTCGATTTTTCCGGTCTGTGATGATTCCTTTGCAAAATCCGGTTCATGTGCAAGAAGTATTGTCGGATAGCTGTTGTTCAATTTGGCCAGTACCTTGTCAAGATTGTCCGCACACACGGTACATGAATCGACGCCTGCGAGATTAACTTTTTCACCATCCCTTTCAAGCATGACAACATCATTGTTCAGATTGACAATTTCTGAATCTTTAAAGATTTTGTTGAGTTTATCGGAACCCATCCAGTGGTCATGATTTCCAAAAACTCCAAATTTTCCGTCCCTGCCTTCCAGTTTGGAGAATGATTCCTTTAAGGCCTTGTCATAGCCGTCAATAACATAGGAAACGTAATCTCCGGTAAGTGTAATCAGATCATAGTTCAGGGTGTTTACATAATCAATCAGGTCGTTTAGATATTCGGGATTTATCCAT is part of the uncultured Methanobrevibacter sp. genome and encodes:
- a CDS encoding metallophosphoesterase — translated: MKENDIEKPQAMKIRQGIQDAMTYSLPDKKFNPKNIDLVEIDIELDNLGWNFHNYRILNLCDIHLGQWINPEYLNDLIDYVNTLNYDLITLTGDYVSYVIDGYDKALKESFSKLEGRDGKFGVFGNHDHWMGSDKLNKIFKDSEIVNLNNDVVMLERDGEKVNLAGVDSCTVCADNLDKVLAKLNNSYPTILLAHEPDFAKESSQTGKIDLQISGHSHGGQFIIPKFETTPFRGPNSTRYPVGLYRVNDMIQYTSKGLGTNSFRIRINCKPEITIITLKSKKRQKITIE